The proteins below come from a single Eubacterium limosum genomic window:
- a CDS encoding RnfABCDGE type electron transport complex subunit B gives MIMELLIPVGILGAMGLIFGAGLAIASKVFEVKTDERVPLVREALPGANCGGCGFPGCDALAAAIVNGEAAVNACPVGGAATAMAIGEIMGESVGSSEPMVACIHCNGDCTHSPNRADYYGIQDCRQAMIASGGVKTCRHGCMGLGTCVNACMFGALSIGDNGLPEVDVDKCTACGKCREACPKGIIDLIPADQLVHVDCRNTDKGKLVRAVCDIGCIACKACVKVCPVEAITVENNLAAIDYDKCTQCQACFEKCPTGAITLEQRIVIGDETTVIELEPEKDLDEEMEAIMQVDAEPEEEFVEVSEEIEVLETKESVEESEKTVDSGEEQTENEKDKVEFKISDLK, from the coding sequence ATGATAATGGAATTACTGATTCCCGTTGGTATCTTAGGTGCCATGGGATTGATTTTTGGAGCGGGTCTCGCCATCGCCTCAAAGGTATTTGAGGTTAAAACGGACGAGCGGGTCCCTTTGGTAAGAGAGGCTCTTCCAGGAGCAAACTGCGGCGGCTGTGGGTTTCCAGGCTGTGATGCTCTTGCGGCGGCCATTGTAAACGGCGAGGCGGCGGTTAATGCCTGTCCGGTAGGCGGCGCGGCCACAGCCATGGCCATCGGGGAGATTATGGGAGAAAGCGTTGGCAGCAGCGAGCCGATGGTGGCCTGTATTCACTGCAACGGAGACTGCACCCATTCGCCCAACCGTGCAGATTATTATGGCATTCAGGACTGTCGTCAGGCGATGATCGCGAGCGGTGGTGTAAAGACATGCCGGCATGGCTGCATGGGACTCGGTACCTGTGTCAATGCCTGTATGTTTGGTGCGTTATCCATTGGTGATAACGGTTTGCCGGAGGTGGATGTTGATAAATGTACAGCCTGTGGTAAATGCCGGGAGGCCTGTCCAAAAGGCATTATTGATTTGATTCCGGCAGACCAGCTGGTACATGTGGACTGCCGAAATACAGATAAAGGCAAGCTGGTACGCGCGGTCTGTGATATTGGATGTATCGCCTGTAAAGCCTGTGTGAAGGTCTGTCCGGTAGAAGCCATTACGGTTGAAAATAATCTGGCCGCCATTGATTATGATAAATGTACCCAGTGCCAGGCTTGTTTTGAAAAATGCCCGACAGGCGCCATTACGCTGGAACAGCGCATTGTCATTGGCGATGAAACCACTGTCATTGAGCTGGAACCGGAAAAAGATCTGGATGAGGAAATGGAAGCGATCATGCAGGTCGATGCTGAGCCAGAAGAAGAATTTGTGGAGGTCAGCGAAGAAATTGAGGTTCTGGAAACGAAGGAAAGCGTAGAGGAATCTGAAAAAACAGTTGACTCTGGAGAAGAACAGACAGAAAATGAAAAAGATAAGGTCGAGTTTAAAATTAGCGATCTGAAATAG
- the rsxA gene encoding electron transport complex subunit RsxA, with amino-acid sequence MTNILLILVSGIFVQNFILSKFLGICPFLGVSKQIETAVGMGIAVTFVMAMASAITYVVQYAILDPLGLGYLQTIAFILVIAALVQLVEMIIQKTSPSLYQALGVYLPLITTNCAVLGVALLNIQYGYNFIETVFNGIAGALGFTLAIVLFAGIRERLELSDIPKPFEGFPIALVTAGLMAIAFLGFSGML; translated from the coding sequence ATGACCAATATACTCCTGATTTTAGTCAGCGGCATTTTTGTCCAGAACTTTATTTTGTCAAAATTCCTCGGTATTTGCCCTTTCCTCGGCGTTTCCAAACAAATCGAAACAGCAGTGGGGATGGGGATAGCCGTTACCTTTGTAATGGCCATGGCTTCAGCGATCACCTACGTGGTGCAGTACGCTATTCTGGACCCGTTAGGTCTTGGATACTTACAGACCATTGCCTTTATTCTGGTTATCGCGGCCCTGGTACAGCTGGTTGAAATGATCATTCAAAAAACCAGCCCGTCACTTTATCAGGCATTGGGAGTATACCTTCCTCTGATCACAACCAACTGTGCGGTATTAGGGGTTGCGCTGTTAAATATCCAGTATGGCTACAATTTTATCGAAACAGTTTTCAATGGAATTGCCGGAGCCCTTGGCTTCACACTGGCGATCGTGCTGTTCGCCGGTATCCGTGAACGTCTGGAGCTGTCCGATATTCCAAAGCCCTTTGAGGGATTCCCGATTGCGCTTGTTACAGCGGGCCTGATGGCCATAGCATTCCTGGGATTCTCCGGAATGCTGTAA
- the rsxE gene encoding electron transport complex subunit RsxE, protein MGNFKHFTNGLIKENPTFRLLLGMCPTLAVTTSAINGLGMGLATTVVLIGSNVVISALRKIIPDKIRIPAFVVIIASFVTIVGMLMKAYVPALDAALGIYIPLIVVNCIILGRAEAFAFSNPVLASFADGAGMGLGFTLSLTVLGSIREIIGAGAIFGLSIFGAGYEPVLIFILPPGAFLTLGVGIAAINKITQKLEAKKSNKEDSLS, encoded by the coding sequence ATGGGTAATTTTAAACATTTTACAAACGGGCTGATCAAGGAAAATCCAACCTTCCGCCTGCTGCTGGGGATGTGTCCGACTTTGGCGGTTACGACCTCGGCGATAAACGGTCTGGGTATGGGGCTTGCGACCACTGTTGTTCTGATTGGTTCAAATGTAGTTATTTCAGCTTTAAGGAAAATCATTCCGGATAAAATCCGTATCCCGGCTTTTGTTGTCATCATTGCATCCTTCGTAACCATTGTCGGCATGCTGATGAAGGCCTATGTGCCGGCTCTGGATGCTGCACTGGGGATTTATATCCCTCTGATTGTTGTTAACTGTATTATTCTCGGACGTGCGGAAGCTTTTGCGTTTTCTAACCCTGTCCTGGCGTCCTTTGCGGACGGTGCAGGAATGGGCCTTGGCTTTACGCTGTCCCTGACAGTGCTGGGTTCGATCCGTGAGATTATCGGCGCAGGTGCGATTTTCGGCCTGAGTATTTTCGGCGCAGGCTATGAACCGGTTCTTATATTCATCCTTCCGCCAGGAGCATTCCTGACCTTGGGTGTTGGCATTGCCGCCATCAATAAGATTACACAAAAACTAGAAGCGAAAAAATCAAATAAGGAGGATAGCCTGTCATGA
- a CDS encoding RnfABCDGE type electron transport complex subunit G — MANKEKMSIDWKNVIKLAVILFVITAIASLCLAMTNYVTSDVIDQRNEQANTEARQAVLPDADKFETVENIEAVAAAAAPNEASIIKEAYIGYKGSELAGYTIKTAPSGYGGEVEVLTGIDAKGKITGITILSQNETPGLGAKSTDPSFQEQFKGKDAKKEIAVIKSGEASDSQITAITGATITSKAVTTGVNASEKVYEALAKEGGAQ, encoded by the coding sequence ATGGCTAATAAAGAAAAAATGTCCATCGACTGGAAAAATGTCATCAAGCTGGCCGTTATTCTCTTTGTGATCACGGCGATCGCATCTCTTTGCCTCGCAATGACGAATTATGTCACATCCGATGTTATCGACCAGCGCAATGAGCAGGCCAACACAGAGGCAAGACAGGCTGTTTTGCCAGATGCCGATAAATTTGAAACGGTAGAAAATATCGAGGCGGTCGCGGCCGCTGCGGCGCCCAATGAAGCCAGTATTATTAAGGAAGCTTACATTGGTTATAAAGGCAGCGAGCTGGCCGGCTATACCATAAAAACAGCTCCGAGCGGCTATGGCGGAGAGGTTGAAGTACTGACCGGCATTGACGCAAAGGGTAAGATTACAGGCATCACTATTTTAAGTCAGAATGAAACCCCGGGTCTGGGTGCGAAATCCACCGATCCGTCATTTCAGGAGCAGTTTAAAGGGAAAGATGCTAAAAAAGAAATCGCGGTTATCAAATCCGGTGAAGCTTCTGACAGCCAGATAACTGCCATCACTGGTGCAACAATTACTTCAAAGGCCGTTACAACAGGTGTCAATGCATCTGAAAAAGTTTATGAAGCGCTTGCGAAGGAAGGAGGCGCACAATAA
- a CDS encoding RnfABCDGE type electron transport complex subunit D, whose protein sequence is MSKLDLTLTVSSSPHIRAKHNTSSIMQSVIVALLPALAVAGYVFGMRTFLIVAICVASCVVTEAVIQKLMKKPITVSDWSAVVTGLLLAFNLPITAPWWMCIVGSVFAIALVKQCFGGLGHNFMNPALAARAFLVASWPTHMTGTAYIPAADTFTTATPLGILKEGMDLTTLPSNLDMFLGINGVYGSIGEISALALLIGGIYLIVRGVISWRIPAVYLATVAILSLVFGQDPIFQLCSGGLMLGAFFMATDYVSSPSTPVGQIIFAFGCGLITMIIRMFGGYPEGVSYSILLMNVAAPLIERFTRPRIYGAPKKEKKNKEVKVNG, encoded by the coding sequence TTGAGTAAATTAGATTTAACACTGACTGTATCCTCATCACCACATATTCGCGCAAAGCATAACACCTCCAGTATTATGCAGAGTGTTATCGTTGCGCTTTTACCGGCACTCGCGGTTGCCGGATATGTATTTGGCATGAGAACCTTCCTGATCGTGGCGATCTGTGTCGCCAGCTGTGTTGTGACGGAAGCAGTTATCCAAAAACTGATGAAAAAACCCATTACGGTCAGTGACTGGAGCGCTGTTGTTACAGGTCTGCTGCTGGCTTTTAACCTGCCCATCACAGCACCGTGGTGGATGTGTATTGTCGGGTCTGTTTTTGCCATCGCTTTGGTTAAGCAGTGCTTTGGCGGCCTTGGACATAACTTTATGAACCCGGCTTTGGCAGCCAGGGCTTTTCTGGTTGCGTCATGGCCAACGCATATGACAGGCACAGCCTATATCCCGGCAGCAGATACCTTTACGACTGCGACACCGCTGGGAATTTTAAAAGAAGGCATGGATTTGACCACACTGCCCAGTAATCTGGATATGTTTCTTGGCATCAATGGCGTTTATGGCTCCATTGGAGAAATATCCGCTTTGGCGCTGCTGATCGGCGGCATTTATCTGATTGTCCGCGGCGTTATCAGCTGGCGTATTCCGGCGGTTTATCTTGCGACCGTCGCGATTTTGTCCCTTGTATTCGGTCAGGACCCAATCTTCCAGCTTTGCTCCGGCGGTTTAATGCTGGGCGCCTTTTTCATGGCGACTGACTATGTCTCATCCCCGAGTACGCCAGTCGGGCAGATTATCTTTGCCTTTGGATGCGGCTTGATTACCATGATTATACGAATGTTCGGCGGCTATCCTGAGGGGGTATCTTATTCCATTCTTCTCATGAATGTGGCGGCTCCGCTCATCGAACGGTTCACCCGTCCGCGTATTTACGGCGCGCCGAAAAAGGAAAAAAAGAATAAAGAGGTGAAAGTGAATGGCTAA
- the rsxC gene encoding electron transport complex subunit RsxC, which produces MELKEKQKTFRGGIHPPYRKKRTASVSVKVAAEPKVVTIPMSLHIGAPCTPVVKKGDMVYLGQKVGEANGFVSAPVHSSVSGTVIAVEERAHPNGEMIMSVVIESDGKNTVAPSIKPYGNFRKYEPKQIIDIIRDAGIVGMGGATFPTHVKLSIPPDKTVDSVILNGAECEPYLTADHHLMLARPKRIVQGLRIAMRAVGVDKGYIGVESNKPNAIEKLRKAITEKDNIEVVVLETKYPQGAEKQLIKAVTDREVPSGGLPADAGVVVMNVGTACQIAITFETGLPLHKRLLTCTGNAVKNARTMEVKVGTPYQEVIDQCGGFAKKPYKVISGGPMMGVTLFSTDVPVMKGTSGILCLTKGAAYIPEPSNCIRCGKCAEACPIHLQPLYLAAYSEKERWEKCEEYHALDCIECGSCSFICPAKRTLVSSIRVAKRQITALKQKEKK; this is translated from the coding sequence TTGGAATTAAAGGAAAAACAAAAAACGTTCCGGGGCGGAATCCATCCGCCTTACAGGAAAAAGAGAACGGCATCCGTCTCGGTTAAAGTTGCAGCCGAACCTAAGGTTGTAACGATTCCAATGTCCCTTCATATCGGTGCGCCTTGTACACCGGTTGTGAAAAAGGGAGATATGGTTTACCTCGGCCAGAAAGTTGGAGAAGCAAACGGTTTTGTTTCAGCACCTGTGCACTCAAGCGTATCCGGTACGGTTATCGCGGTAGAGGAGCGGGCGCATCCCAACGGAGAGATGATCATGTCTGTGGTCATTGAGTCCGACGGTAAAAACACGGTTGCCCCTTCGATCAAGCCTTACGGCAACTTCAGAAAGTATGAGCCTAAGCAGATTATCGACATTATCCGCGATGCTGGAATTGTCGGTATGGGGGGCGCTACCTTCCCAACGCATGTTAAGCTGAGCATTCCGCCGGACAAAACGGTGGACAGTGTGATTCTTAACGGCGCGGAATGTGAACCCTACCTGACCGCGGATCATCATCTGATGCTGGCCCGGCCAAAGCGTATCGTCCAGGGATTAAGAATCGCCATGCGGGCAGTCGGGGTTGATAAGGGCTATATCGGCGTGGAAAGCAACAAGCCAAACGCCATCGAAAAGCTCAGAAAAGCCATCACTGAAAAGGATAATATTGAGGTAGTGGTTTTAGAAACAAAGTATCCGCAGGGGGCTGAAAAACAGCTGATTAAGGCGGTTACGGACCGTGAGGTACCATCCGGCGGCTTACCGGCCGACGCGGGGGTGGTAGTGATGAATGTGGGCACAGCCTGCCAGATTGCCATCACGTTTGAAACCGGTTTACCTCTGCACAAACGACTGCTGACCTGTACGGGAAATGCGGTGAAAAATGCCCGGACAATGGAGGTTAAGGTGGGAACGCCGTATCAGGAGGTTATTGACCAGTGCGGCGGCTTTGCCAAAAAACCATACAAAGTCATATCCGGCGGCCCAATGATGGGCGTAACCCTGTTCAGCACGGATGTCCCAGTGATGAAGGGAACATCGGGGATTCTGTGCCTGACAAAGGGTGCGGCCTATATTCCCGAGCCTTCCAACTGTATCCGCTGTGGAAAATGCGCGGAGGCATGCCCGATTCATCTGCAGCCCCTTTACCTGGCCGCCTACTCAGAAAAGGAACGCTGGGAAAAGTGCGAGGAATACCATGCCCTCGACTGCATCGAATGCGGCAGCTGCTCATTTATCTGTCCTGCCAAGCGGACACTGGTTTCATCCATCCGTGTGGCAAAACGTCAGATAACGGCATTAAAACAGAAAGAAAAGAAATAG
- a CDS encoding aminopeptidase, producing MSKDKESKAKELQKSLTKKFELAWHALENGEKTMVDDFCESYKEYLTVSKTERLCAAYTVLLAEEKGFKPLEYYQAKGKVVPGDKIYVIFRKKTVLLFVVGEESLENGMSIIGAHIDAPRLDLKPAPLYEESDMAYFKTHYYGGIKKYQWVTMPLALHGTVVKKDGEIINISLGEKDEEPVFCITDLLPHLSQEQNQKKMADGIKGEGLNLIIGSIPYEDKDIGDAVKLNILRQLNETYGIIEEDFASAELEVVPAGAARDVGFDRSFVGSYGQDDRVCAFTATMAILSQDEKKPPKRTLCTILADKEEIGSYGSTGMQSKFFENEMAELIDLTEDHKPELTLRRCLKNSEFLSADVTAAYDPNFSGTHDLYNAPFAGKGLVISKYGGSRGKSGSNDAHAEFLGKLRECFNAADVTWQMGELGRVDLGGGGTIAYMLAEYGMDVVDCGPALLSMHSPFELCSKADVYMTYKGYKAFFDHC from the coding sequence ATGAGCAAAGATAAAGAAAGTAAAGCAAAAGAACTCCAGAAATCTCTGACTAAAAAGTTTGAGCTTGCGTGGCACGCGCTGGAAAACGGTGAAAAAACAATGGTCGATGATTTTTGTGAAAGCTATAAAGAGTATCTGACCGTTTCAAAAACTGAGCGCTTGTGCGCGGCCTATACCGTGCTTCTGGCAGAAGAAAAGGGTTTTAAACCTCTGGAGTATTACCAGGCTAAGGGCAAGGTAGTACCCGGCGACAAAATTTATGTTATTTTCAGAAAGAAAACTGTTCTGCTGTTTGTTGTGGGCGAGGAGTCTCTGGAAAATGGTATGTCTATTATTGGCGCGCACATTGATGCGCCAAGGCTTGATTTAAAACCGGCGCCTCTGTATGAAGAATCCGATATGGCTTATTTTAAAACCCATTATTATGGCGGAATTAAAAAATATCAGTGGGTGACCATGCCGCTGGCGCTTCACGGCACCGTCGTCAAAAAAGATGGTGAGATCATCAATATTTCTTTGGGAGAAAAGGATGAAGAGCCTGTTTTCTGTATCACGGATTTACTGCCTCATCTTTCACAGGAGCAGAATCAGAAAAAGATGGCTGATGGGATCAAGGGTGAAGGCCTGAACCTCATCATCGGCAGTATTCCGTATGAGGACAAGGATATAGGGGATGCGGTAAAACTGAATATCCTCAGGCAGCTCAATGAAACCTATGGCATTATTGAAGAAGACTTTGCCAGCGCAGAGCTGGAGGTTGTACCTGCCGGCGCCGCGAGAGATGTGGGCTTTGACCGCAGCTTTGTGGGAAGTTATGGACAGGATGACCGTGTGTGCGCCTTTACAGCGACCATGGCAATTTTAAGCCAGGATGAAAAGAAACCGCCTAAACGTACCCTGTGCACGATTCTGGCCGACAAGGAAGAGATCGGCAGCTATGGCAGTACGGGGATGCAGTCGAAATTCTTTGAAAATGAAATGGCAGAGCTTATCGATCTGACCGAGGACCATAAGCCTGAGCTGACCTTAAGACGCTGCCTTAAAAACTCGGAATTTTTATCTGCGGACGTTACAGCAGCCTATGACCCGAACTTTTCCGGAACGCATGATCTGTACAACGCGCCTTTTGCGGGCAAGGGACTGGTTATCTCCAAATATGGAGGCTCCAGAGGGAAGTCTGGCTCCAACGATGCGCACGCTGAGTTTTTAGGAAAGCTGCGTGAATGCTTTAACGCGGCTGACGTCACCTGGCAGATGGGCGAGCTTGGCCGTGTCGATCTTGGCGGCGGCGGTACCATCGCCTATATGCTGGCAGAATACGGCATGGACGTGGTAGACTGCGGCCCGGCGCTGTTAAGCATGCACTCTCCCTTTGAGCTTTGTTCAAAAGCGGATGTCTATATGACTTATAAGGGTTATAAAGCATTCTTCGACCATTGCTGA
- a CDS encoding MBL fold metallo-hydrolase: protein MKTEKLIVLGTGNAMVTEYYNTCFAIKNGKEYFMVDAGGGNGILRQLKKASVNPAHIHHLFITHGHTDHVLGVVWLIRQIASMMLEQKYKGTFKIYCHDELIKTVVTICDLTLQKKLTALFGSRILLIPVQDGQTEKILDYYVTFFDIHSTKLKQFGFTTMLKTGQKLTCLGDEPFNPLCKKYVLDTDWLLSEAFCLYSERDIFDPYEKHHSTVREACELAEEMKIANLVLWHTEEKNLLNRKKRYKAEGKKYFKGKIYVPEDLDMIKLK, encoded by the coding sequence ATGAAAACAGAAAAACTGATTGTCCTCGGCACTGGAAATGCCATGGTGACCGAGTATTATAATACCTGCTTTGCGATTAAAAACGGAAAAGAATATTTTATGGTGGACGCCGGAGGCGGAAACGGTATTCTCAGGCAGTTGAAAAAAGCATCGGTCAACCCCGCGCATATTCACCATCTTTTTATCACTCACGGACATACCGACCATGTACTCGGCGTGGTTTGGCTCATACGGCAAATCGCCTCGATGATGCTGGAGCAAAAATATAAGGGCACTTTCAAAATTTACTGTCACGATGAGCTGATTAAAACCGTGGTGACCATCTGCGACCTGACCCTTCAGAAAAAGCTCACAGCCCTCTTTGGCAGCCGTATCCTTCTGATCCCGGTTCAGGACGGACAGACTGAAAAAATCCTTGATTATTATGTCACCTTTTTTGATATCCACTCCACCAAGCTTAAGCAGTTCGGCTTTACCACTATGCTGAAAACCGGGCAAAAGCTGACCTGCCTTGGCGACGAACCTTTCAATCCTCTCTGCAAAAAATACGTTCTGGATACAGACTGGCTGCTCAGCGAAGCCTTCTGTCTTTACAGCGAACGGGATATTTTTGACCCCTATGAGAAGCACCACAGCACGGTCCGGGAGGCCTGTGAACTGGCCGAGGAGATGAAAATTGCCAATCTGGTTCTCTGGCATACCGAGGAAAAAAACCTGCTAAACCGAAAGAAACGCTATAAGGCCGAGGGAAAGAAATATTTTAAAGGAAAAATTTATGTTCCAGAGGACCTGGACATGATTAAATTAAAATAA
- a CDS encoding methyltransferase domain-containing protein, which produces MINKDKIERINFLARKKKAEGLTTEELEEQQSLRAEYLEAVRANLKSQLDSIEIMSPDYEESYTEEDKTHIAEMNEKLAVEYEDAKRKERMSVTEAGNPRKPQGEAGKMMIERMNESHAEMTAWALDKLDLKPTDKVLDVGCGGGAALKRLSGRIDGGKLYGIDYSEVSVEASKELNKADIESGKMEIHQGSVSKMPFEDNLFDAIITVESYYFWPDLEEDMREVFRVLKEGGTFMLIAEMYLNDDLDEHHIEMAKKFELRNLTVDEFKALFEKVGYKETKIHLKDGKYWICVEGKK; this is translated from the coding sequence ATGATCAATAAAGATAAAATAGAACGCATTAATTTTTTAGCCAGAAAGAAAAAGGCCGAAGGCCTGACCACAGAAGAACTGGAAGAACAACAGAGCCTGCGCGCCGAATATCTGGAAGCGGTTCGGGCAAATTTGAAAAGCCAGCTGGACAGCATTGAAATCATGAGCCCGGATTATGAAGAAAGCTATACCGAGGAAGATAAGACCCATATCGCAGAGATGAATGAAAAACTGGCGGTTGAATATGAGGACGCTAAACGTAAAGAGAGAATGTCCGTTACCGAAGCGGGCAACCCAAGAAAGCCCCAAGGCGAAGCGGGCAAAATGATGATTGAGCGCATGAATGAAAGCCATGCTGAAATGACCGCCTGGGCGCTCGATAAACTGGACTTAAAGCCCACCGATAAGGTGCTGGACGTTGGCTGCGGCGGCGGTGCTGCACTGAAACGTCTCTCAGGACGTATTGACGGCGGTAAGCTCTACGGTATTGACTATTCAGAAGTATCGGTTGAGGCCTCAAAGGAACTGAATAAGGCAGATATTGAAAGCGGAAAAATGGAAATCCACCAGGGCTCTGTCTCTAAAATGCCCTTTGAAGATAATCTGTTTGACGCCATCATTACAGTAGAGAGCTACTACTTCTGGCCAGACCTTGAGGAAGATATGCGTGAGGTGTTCCGTGTCCTTAAAGAGGGCGGCACCTTTATGCTGATTGCAGAAATGTACTTAAATGACGATCTGGATGAACACCACATTGAAATGGCCAAGAAATTTGAACTGCGCAACCTGACAGTCGATGAGTTTAAGGCACTTTTTGAAAAGGTAGGCTATAAAGAAACAAAGATCCATTTAAAGGATGGAAAATACTGGATTTGTGTAGAAGGCAAAAAGTAA
- a CDS encoding aminotransferase class I/II-fold pyridoxal phosphate-dependent enzyme, translated as MENTKNAYLKEEFNISEDVICFVDKVEAEIKPRLTELDEKAEYHQYKVIKAMQRANLSDRHFHPATGYGYDDVGREVVETIYADIFGAEDALVRPHISSGTHAISLCLYGVLRPGDELLSITGSPYDTLRTVIGIEDADAGNGTLKDFGVNYKQIELTEDGKIDEEKVLSSIHENTKMIYMQRSTGYSWRKALKISDMEEIIAKIKAIKPDVVVFVDNCYGEFLDYKEPVAVGADLMAGSLIKNPGGGLAPTGGYVAGKEKYVYMAACRLAAPGVAKETGATLDINRTLLQGLFLAPTVVAQAIKTAVLMAAVYDKLGFGVCPGVEDYRSDIIQSIKLCEPEAVKVFCRAVQEAAPVDSFVTPEPWDMPGYNCPIIMAAGAFIQGSSIELSADAPMREPYIAYFQGGLTHYHGKLGLLLTLQRLMEAGIIKNLQEVGYDQ; from the coding sequence ATGGAGAACACGAAAAACGCTTATTTAAAAGAAGAATTTAATATTTCAGAGGATGTTATCTGTTTTGTGGATAAGGTGGAGGCAGAGATAAAGCCGCGCCTTACGGAGCTTGATGAAAAGGCAGAGTACCATCAGTATAAGGTGATCAAGGCAATGCAGCGCGCAAACCTGAGCGACCGCCACTTCCATCCGGCAACGGGCTATGGCTATGACGATGTAGGCCGTGAGGTGGTGGAGACTATTTACGCCGATATCTTTGGAGCGGAGGACGCGCTGGTGAGACCCCATATTTCATCGGGCACCCACGCCATTTCGCTTTGCCTTTACGGTGTTCTGCGGCCTGGGGATGAGCTTTTATCCATTACGGGAAGCCCCTATGATACCCTGCGCACTGTTATCGGTATTGAGGATGCGGACGCTGGAAATGGTACCCTTAAGGATTTTGGGGTAAACTACAAGCAGATTGAGCTGACAGAGGATGGAAAAATCGACGAGGAAAAAGTTCTGTCCAGTATCCATGAAAACACAAAAATGATTTATATGCAGCGTTCAACCGGATACAGCTGGCGCAAGGCCCTTAAGATTTCGGATATGGAGGAAATTATCGCGAAGATAAAGGCCATTAAGCCGGATGTGGTGGTGTTTGTGGATAACTGCTACGGCGAATTTCTCGATTATAAAGAGCCTGTGGCCGTGGGCGCAGATCTCATGGCCGGATCGCTCATCAAAAACCCGGGCGGCGGCCTGGCCCCGACTGGCGGCTACGTTGCGGGAAAAGAAAAATATGTCTATATGGCGGCCTGCCGCCTGGCGGCGCCGGGTGTCGCCAAGGAAACAGGCGCTACGCTGGACATTAACCGCACCCTGCTCCAGGGGCTTTTTCTGGCCCCGACAGTAGTCGCGCAGGCCATAAAAACCGCTGTGCTGATGGCAGCGGTCTATGATAAGCTTGGCTTTGGGGTCTGCCCGGGGGTAGAAGATTACCGCAGCGATATTATCCAGAGCATCAAGCTTTGTGAGCCTGAGGCTGTTAAGGTATTCTGCCGCGCGGTCCAGGAGGCAGCGCCGGTGGACTCCTTTGTGACGCCAGAACCCTGGGATATGCCAGGCTATAACTGCCCGATTATCATGGCAGCCGGCGCTTTTATTCAGGGCTCGTCCATTGAGCTCAGCGCTGACGCCCCCATGCGCGAACCATACATCGCTTATTTTCAGGGCGGGCTCACCCATTATCATGGAAAGCTCGGTCTGCTGCTTACCCTGCAGCGCTTGATGGAAGCAGGAATTATTAAAAATTTACAGGAGGTCGGATATGATCAATAA